A stretch of DNA from Montipora foliosa isolate CH-2021 chromosome 4, ASM3666993v2, whole genome shotgun sequence:
TTATTAAACAgtacgtttttataattttcatgagTTATGTTCTTTTTGATGATATTCTTTTTAATACCCTTAGCGGTCTTTCCgcctttgtcattgtctttcatatatgaatacattttcgATCGCAATCCGACGAATTCGGTTATTGGTATACCTGCTGCCTCGTCTTTGAATTTACCgattacttttttgtttgtcgtgtcgaaatattgtgaatcttcgggataatcactgttatcgaatttgtctttatcattccaaaagtcttggtacgcatcactggtttcaatttcataggtcaagctgtctgtgtctgtgaataataatttcgcTTTGCTaccgtatttttgtttgatgtagttataatgaaaatcatacattagtgTCTTGCTAAGATCTAGgatacacatacccacatatgccggcctgtttagggttagtgtttctttgattttatgcaCTGCCACTAGATTTTTATTGAAGATCTTACTACTAACATATGTTGgtttggcagccatttttgacagtttgtttttatcagttactaatctgacatctactcgctttctgatattttccattgttttcccaaatacactgttattcataagcttgaagaagtctttttcaaaagcatttttagcATTGGTTCTCTTCTGTGTGTTGAAATCAATGTATTCTTTCAACCATGGTGACTGATTGAACTTTAGAACTCGATGGATTttggttattttcaaaccaagatcggtgtacaattgtaggttcCTATAATGAAGAACAcacttttctttgttgcttaaTGTAGGTATCAGTTTATGAACTAAGCCAGTTGACACTTTGAATTTATTGGCTATTTCTTGGCAATAATTAGAAAGCATATCTTTGTTGACTTTGACCTTTTCGGCTGCTAGCGGATAATCATTATGCAGATCGTGTAATTCTTTGGGATATTCCAAATCAACTTCTAATATCAAACCTTTATTGCTATTTTCTTTATACTTGGCTAGGTCTATCTGATTAATCTGGTTTTTAGCCAACCATTTAAAACCACCAGTTGGAAGGGATTGGCTCATTGCCCAACCATACAGATTGTTAGCATCTAGATACATTATATACTTTGAGGGCGCCTTCTCATCATACGTTTTCATGTATCTATTATTAGCTTTGCCGTATCGATTTGCTATGTATGATGTACCACCACGCATGCCCttttcaatgaattgaaacatatcaatatCAGTCATAAGCTCCAATTTAATGTCAGTCATCTTTAACATAGCATCCCAAGAAAGCCCAGgactggtaaaataatgacaggGGTCTAGTTTGTAGTATTGCAGACAGGTCTTTCGAAAGTTTTCAAACACATCAGCTAACAGAAGGATGTCAGATTTAAGATATAAGTCATGGTACTCGCCCATATTTTTTAGATCAAAAGTGTTCCATACATTTTGAGCATGTTTGTATTGATCACCTGAGATATGCTCATCATTTAATatactgtaaaattcttcttttggtggcagcttttcattgaatttttcaaaactgtCCATAAAGTCATATGGGTATACTCCCTTCTTACTCATCAAATCAAGCTCTTtacctttgaatttttgagaagtatatattaatgcttcttttggtaggttgctcaccagtttatcaagacttgagctcatgaattgaaaactatcaataaaggtcagatgattaccaagcatgaaagccatatacttttccatgttgtttggtatggcattgatattcatttggcatgtttcACCTTTCTTGTTTGTGTATGTATGCTTTTTAACTATCTCACCAATttcttgcattataaaatgactGTCATACCCACGGAGATTGTGAAACATAACTGGTATTTTCTCAGTCAATCTGAAATTTAGGTTACAATCTTGGTGAGCTGATCCTCTGTATTTACCTGTGATATGGCAATGGTCTCTAACTCTcacatcattttcattgtattttttattgcagatATGACATTCATTagctttttgaaattctttttcatcatcttcagtcattctcaatggtttattgaaatattttttcatgatCTTCTTGCAATATTTAACTTCCTCTAGCATagcttccataaatttgtaaacagctttttcacctctataaatttgtactggttttgtgtatttatcatcataacaacacacaaccttatatccataaccacagtctgtGTGTCTCTGATAAGCCTCTGTGTACGATTTATCATCATTAGGTTGGCAACCGGATATCTTTTCTGTTATAGCTTCAAAATCTGCATAAATGACGAATGGTACTGGtagttgtttatggaaattattgaattttagtatgttatcatcttttgttggcattttgaTAGCTTGTGTGCCATTTACTTGTATgcagttttctttatgatcagTTAATACTCTTTCAGAACTGAAACATTGTAAGCAATGCATACAGAAGTGCTtcctttccttgtgttttgtttgattgtacatgaatttgttgaaatctttgatcaacacataatgcttgttttcattttctgttataagaaGCAGATTCATGCAATCtttatacttttcttttgacacataaatgggatatttttgtttgttttcataaccgaaaacattgatgttaatttcattctgcttttctattttgttgtactgtttggtagtcactggaaattcaattcctgaataattcaaattttcaatgaatgctttGTCTGATTTTTTGATTCTCTGTGGGTATTTGTCTTGAGGATTGAGATGTCTTATGTGGCACCACCTGAAGCattcattatcctcatttttcATGTTGATCAATCCTTTTGCACTGTGTTTGAGTTCATTTGGCAATTTGATGTAAGAAGATCCTTTCATTGGCTCGTATTTTACCACATTGATATAATGATTTTCAACAGATTGAATAGTCCAACCAGATCCCTCTGAAATCCAAACTGCAATCTTGTTTAgtatgacttgttttgacaaagataaagctagttcaatttgtgtgtcatttgttattgtttgtggttgactgttgaaataagccgttttgatgattttttcttctcgccctgtttgcttttcaaatgtgaccctcagtgtttcaacaaactttagacctttcattgattttaatatttttccaATGTGAATGGCAACagcctttcttgtattttgcagttgcataagtgggtctttgctgttttttatgTTGATTTCATAAGACTTCGTAAacccttttaaagctttgttcgTTTCTTGTATTATGGTCCTCGGTAATGGAATTGGTCGTTTTTTGGATCTAGGTGCTGGCACTGGTCTGTTTAATTGTTCTATTTCTTCCAGCCATTCAGAAGGAGGAGCAGGCAGTCTCTGCCTCTCAAAATAgtcaacaagttcttttacacTCTTTCTTGGTTTTGAGATCGGTCTTGTTTTTGTCCTCGGTGCGGGCACtggttttgtattttgttttataatcaATTCTATTAATTCTTCTTTGCTCAGATTTTGAAGCGAACTTCGGTTCATAATATTTATCATATTATTTGCCATTATAATATATCTATAGATAATAATTCTTTAAGTCAAATTATGGTGCGTTTACAGTTCAACACATACGGGAAGTAtgtatttaacttttttaaaagagaagtgatatgaataaattaattgctATTTTCATGTTTATCATAAATGTAACCcgtattatatgtaaatgaatttttgaaatgtttctttgtttttaaatggcAATGTTTGCCAGCAAGAGTGTAGTTTCTACCATTGTTGCATATTTTACAGTACCATTCTTTATGCAACATGTAGtcggtttttatttttcttctttcttcatcaGTATAAAATCTTGGGCGGCCAACTGGTCTTCGATCTTCCATATTATATtactatatattttattttttatatattttgtatCAATTTCAATGGTTTCAAAAAATCGCTGTACCTTTTAAACTCTCTgaacaaaaaatccattttgaCATCTATGATGTGAAACATTTTCCCGATTTCTTTCTTTGGTCCTCCTGTTTTCAATGCTTTGATCAACAATGGTACTGCTTCTGAATGAACATAATGCATATAACCTGCGTTCCTGACCACTATTTCACAAATCATTTCTGTGATCACTTTTCTTACAGCCATGGTTTCAATTATTTGGCTTCCTCTGAACATATACTATATGTTTCGATTATCTTTTACACAGATTCATCACTGTCTTGTGACGCAAAAGATTCTGGCGAACTTGGGCAACTAAAATCCGATTCGCTTTCTTGTGATGAAAAACTTTCCGGTGAGGATGGTACCCAGTCAGAATCCGACAGATGGGAATCCTGATCGCTTTCATAATAGAAACcaactttttcttcattttcaaacttgtccatataatataagtatatattttatttttttataagtatttATGCGCGTTTGTTCGACCAcaattcatatgttttcaatgtctttcaatggtatccaactgttgaattcatcactgtatcccttccattttaccaaagcttgtttctttttgtagTCTCTTCTGATCACTTTGTCAATACGGAAAATATCctgctttgcttttaataattcaggttcataaaaactgccttgtatctcttcacctctgagatcttttagtttgtatgttattggattagtgtattggatcttatcaactgtaaacacttcttcgGTCCAGTTTGGAGTATATCCTTTATCGaacacattccgtttatacttGGATATTCGAACCTGGGCACCTGTTTTGAATTTAGGTTTCTGTTTTAATGGCTCCatatcaccatatagattgaagtaaacTATACCTTCATTCCTCTTATTAGATGCTTCTGCaggtgtcatctttatgcttgaatgttttgtattattatactgtttcactagtttggacagcatatcgagatacattgtattaccttgaactGTGAACTGCTTCCACATTTTGGACTTGATTGTTCTATTCCATCTTTCGACCACTGaggatttctcttcattttcagtggagtacatatgtatcCCATTTTTGTCTAACAAGtccttcaagtgtttgttatagaactcctttcccttatcaacccataaatattgtggtcttctgccttccttgaatattgttttgaaTGCTTCAGTAACGgattcacctttcttatccttcaatgggacaatccaaccgtatttgctgaaaacatcaataaccatgagaagataccgataacctttattccatttgctaaactgttgcatttcaactagatcacttgcccatatttcatcaatatgatttacgattacacgccgccgagtaaagttgcgtcttatagatgcatgtaattcatctgctaatttttcttgccagttttctttacccgacggcttttttccgttttttgaaactccaagacctagtttctgctttgtattgataacatttcttgccaaccaatgcccccattgtctttcattatacggtacgttgtctaaagcttgaaccattttcctatctgctttgtttttacatttcctatcatccttgcagacggaataatcaacatcgtgttgcattgctattgcatcagttttgccagtgggcatatcatatatttccaatatttgaccagtttttgggtcatacttcagttgattttctaaatcattataAGGTCCTGTGTAATGATGCCCAGGTAATGTCCATCCACCTTTTGGTTTCGGCaatttaccaatagctttgtgaatgtCAACAGCGCCGCCGtcaagatcttttctgtttgttgtgtattttttatttggtcttatttttgttgacaattgatcgAGAGCTTCAGAACCGACTTTATGAAGTAGAGGgttcatttttctcaaaccataatcgattgcttttttctgcaattttgggtctctcattaattcggaaccataatatctacccatttcaacggcttttttgccaagataaggtactcctttagttaaaaataattctgttcCTGTATTAGCGATATCACTGAGTAAGCCCGCTCCCAACGGGCTGTTTAGTTTCCCTGTTGTTTgacaaatttggtctttgtaataccacattcagcacaagtgcaaaagaacattagtctaccatttttagctgttttgtaacctgaaggttcaacacattcggtcactttcttttgtttaacacaatatgatttcataatatatataagttagatatttctgaaataatattcaataaatctctcatttttcattgtatcatttatgtcaaacacttgtaataaatcataatacgaattacccttattcatttcatttagaaagtataaacagaaatacccacaagttgttgtttgtatgttttgtatctgattgttttgatgtaacaaagttagatttttctttttggcatgattcacaatctcttgaaatggaggcataccaaacgaatcaaaataatttattacatcatTCTTAACATAAGTGGCCACCCAATGACTTCCGCTCATATAAGCTGGTTCAAGATTGTATATGaataacgcctgtttatggttatgtggaactttttcatctcttgacagtacatcattgattggtatgtttaaatatttacaccattttttcaGATCGTGATTGGACATAggtatgtttttgtgaaattttggtttcacaatattgcccccaaaatgggtatgccattgaatggactgttttttcccaatagtaacccttttccttttttggttgaggatgtttttttttttctaccattaccagtcacatatggcggATAACTATAAAATGGAGGGGGCATTCCAATTCTAGGTGCTCCTGTACCATCCTTTTTCGACGAAGGTGGTCTACCTACCCTCGGTGCTCCTCTTCCCGTTAGCTTTTTGACAAGATTCAAAGCCAAAGGAATTCCAATGCTAGCTAACAGAGTGCCtaaaaatccacctgattgtgttttggtCGGTGTTATTTTAACGCCAGATCCTGTTTGAGCCGCATTCATTATGTCTCTTTGCTGTTTGGTTGTAAACATATTCAGATATGGCATCAGTTGATTGATTGCATTGAAAGGTATCATCATGGGTAATGGCATAGCACCACCTTTTTGACCAGATCCTAACAATTTTTTAGCTCCGGCTTCTGCTAAACCACCAAGAGCACTCAACCCAAGGGTTTTACCAATTGCTGGAAGAGCTCTCATACCAAGTGACAATACGGTGCTCAAAAGACTTCCGCCtacttgttttctgatattggtcttagcaagcttaatgtccattcctttgttcaattgtcgatttttttgcaatctttttttcaccattgctggaacataaagagtgtcgtttccattaagagaatcatttgtcagtcttagaacaattgtttcccttttatggtaagcattactcagattctttttttgattatctgaCAGTCTTACGTTTATTTGATGAAGttcagtcatataatatatgttacataattccagtcacaaaacatatacaaataaatatgtGTCATTCATGGGATTAAACTATAACCAATTCATTACCCACCTTGTCAATAACAACCGACTCGTCGTACAATACAACTGCATGGACATTGAAATCTGCTGCACTATTGGCACTTATTTTATAcctgaaaatcaactgtttagggtctcttgttactttttctgtttgatatGACAGATCGAAATAAATCAGTGGATATAAACTATTGTAATTAGCTAGATTCAACTGCgttccggtgttgtaatcattttttcgcattgcataagacatgagatcattgaatattctcactttgctttcactgtcatattctgtttctgggtagaaaacaccattgccaTATTCGAGTCTGCATGTTGTTAAATAACTGTTTGCGTTTGCTTCATTCAGTTTGAAGGTATCAAGTATATATGGATTTTGAGTTGCAACTctggttttagcccgttgtagataaacaaaaattgctttgacattgtcaatgctggaagaaatctgaaaaaaaccactgactctagcaggtgctgacactgcatatagttcacgctgatatgtccatttgtgttctttcatgaaagagcttacaaatttgtcgtacatactgtcttttggtgttaattttggaacccatagtagaaatctgttaaTCACTACTCTTCCGGCATCTGCTGCTGCTGCCCtattgatgagttcattgtcgttctggagattcaaattgaattgtaactgcataggaaccaacattttatcctgcaactcttcaaaaaaactgtaacgattgagaggtatgatcaaattcacatcttttgCTCCTCCCGTTCCATCATCGTTGGTAGCTTGTGTAAGCACTCTTCTAGATTCATATCCTGAATTAGTATTGGCTGTCGTAGCATTTGtgtctaaataccaaaaactgttcTTAGCTACACTTCTCGAgtaatcatcagaatattccaacagattcttcacaaaagtgaccttatgtagattgtcagtgtcataaacaattttcccagcacttttaatcatcatatgtgcaatcaatgaatgagatccgtttatcaccgttattctatcggctgctgcataaccagctccatctgctattttttgtaactggaattgaacctcgaaataagcattgtaccaatcatagaaagaactccggtcgttgatggtgaatctataaccgttcttttcttgatgttgattaTTTCCAGGGGCTctaattacatcatcaagttggaaacgcaccaactcatttctttgcaataattcacttgttctaaaagccatttatactattgtatt
This window harbors:
- the LOC138001118 gene encoding uncharacterized protein; its protein translation is MPTKDDNILKFNNFHKQLPVPFVIYADFEAITEKISGCQPNDDKSYTEAYQRHTDCGYGYKVVCCYDDKYTKPVQIYRGEKAVYKFMEAMLEEVKYCKKIMKKYFNKPLRMTEDDEKEFQKANECHICNKKYNENDVRVRDHCHITGKYRGSAHQDCNLNFRLTEKIPVMFHNLRGYDSHFIMQEIGEIVKKHTYTNKKGETCQMNINAIPNNMEKYMAFMLGKELDLMSKKGVYPYDFMDSFEKFNEKLPPKEEFYSILNDEHISGDQYKHAQNVWNTFDLKNMGEYHDLYLKSDILLLADVFENFRKTCLQYYKLDPCHYFTSPGLSWDAMLKMTDIKLELMTDIDMFQFIEKGMRGGTSYIANRYGKANNRYMKTYDEKAPSKYIMYLDANNLYGWAMSQSLPTGGFKWLAKNQINQIDLAKYKENSNKGLILEVDLEYPKELHDLHNDYPLAAEKVKVNKDMLSNYCQEIANKFKVSTGLVHKLIPTLSNKEKCVLHYRNLQLYTDLGLKITKIHRVLKFNQSPWLKEYIDFNTQKRTNAKNAFEKDFFKLMNNSVFGKTMENIRKRVDVRLVTDKNKLSKMAAKPTYVSSKIFNKNLVAVHKIKETLTLNRPAYVAVGS